The Verrucomicrobium spinosum DSM 4136 = JCM 18804 DNA segment AGAGGTTCCATGGTTTATCAACTGGCCGGCACCGGCGCTCGCACGACTTACCAGGAGACCCTGGTGGAAGGGGTGACGCCCACCCGAACCTCCACTGTGACTCGGGGCACGCAGGCTCATCCGTGGGGAGAGCCTTTCAAAGGCACTCGGGAGATCACGGTTTCGGGAGCTGATGGGGTGATCAGTCAAGAAACCCTGGTGGCGACGGGGGGAGGGCAGTTCTCCAGTGTCAGCCTGCGTACCTACGCGACCGCTCTGGTGAGTGGCGAACTTGTGACGACGGAGACCTGGGACGGCGTGGTGAGCCAGAGCACCGCTGTCGCGGAGGATGGCACCACGACCACAGCGGACGAGGCCGGGCAGGTGACCATCAGCGCGGAAGATCCTCTCACGGGGGTGCAGACGACGACCCGTGTGGGTTTGGCAGTGGTGGACAGCAGCGTAACACTGCATGATGGGGCGGACCTGCAGACCATCGTGCGCTATTCACCTCGGACCACCGGGGTTGGGTACTTGCAACAGATGGAGCGCAAGTCGGGTGCAACCACCTTGTTGGAGTCTGAGCAGGTGTACGATGAGTTTGGGGATTTGGTGGCCTCCAAGGACCAAATGGAACGCATCACCACCTTCACCTACGGGGTCAGGTCTCAGGGCGGGCGTCTGGTGACGGAGACGCTGCCTGGTGGCGGTACCCGCATTTCTGCGTATCATCGGGATGGTCGGCTTGACAGTGTGACTGGCACGGGAGTGGTGCCGGAGTATCACTCTTACGAGATCACCAACGGGTGTGTGGCTGAGACCGTGCGCCTGGGCAGTGCCAACTCCCCTCGCTGGCAGCGCACGTTGGTGGATGGCACTGGGCGCACCGTGCGGTCAGAGAAACCTGCCGCGGGTGGTACGGGAGAACTGGAGTGGAGCAGCCAGATCTACAATGATCTGGGGCAACTGGTGCAGGTGCTCAGGTCCGGTGGTTTGGCGCCTCAATTGACCGAGCATGATTCGGCGGGGCGGCCTTGGCGTCAAGGGGTGGACCTGGATCTGGACGGTGCCTTGCTGCCCGGCTCTGAGGACCCGCTGGTGGAGGCTGAGGAGTTGTACGAACAGGTCAGCGGGCAGTGGTGGCAGGTGCAGCGGCGCACGACGTATCTGGCGGCGGGTGGTGACGCAGGGTCTCGCCGGACCGGTGTATCCCGTCAGCGACTGGGCGTGGGTCCCAACAGTATTTCGGAGTCCATTGAAGGCGGACGGCGTACCGTGAGCACGGTTGCCGTGAACCGGTCTTTGAAGAAGCGGGAAGTCACCACCACCGTGCCGGGAGCGACCGTGACTGGCGTGCAAACTTATTTGAATGGCCTGTTGTTCTTCAGCCGACAGCCTGCCGATCTGGCGCAGACCGTTATCTCCTACAAGGAGTTTGACCGCTTGGCAGGGAGCAAGGGGCCCGAAGGGACTGTGGTCTATGACTACTATGACGAGGGAAACCTGCACACGGAAACTCGCACTGGCTCTACAGCGGATGTCGGGGTGACGACCTATGAATACATCGCTTCGAATCTACCTGGAGCTGGACATGTGAAGAAGGTGACGGCACCCGTAAGCCCAATGAAGGTGGGGACGCTGGCCAGCACCTGGTATAGCTATGATTCGTTGGGGAGGCGGGTGGGACAATGGGGAACGGGTAACTATCCCATCCAGTATGGCTACAACACCTACGGTGAGATGACTTCCATGACGACCTATCGGACGTCCTTCGGGGATGACACCGAGCCGTGGGATGCCCCCTCAACCACTCCCGCACAGACGTCTGTCACCACCTGGATTTATGACGATGCCAGCGGACACCTCCTGGGTAAGAAAGACGCTGCGAATCAAACCGTCGCCTATACCTACAATGCCGCTGGGCTCCAGAGCACCCTCACCTGGGCGCGGGGCGCCGTCACAACTTACACTTACGATGGCGCGGGGCGACTGGTGTTGCAGGACTACAGCGACGCCACTCCCGATGTGGCTTACACCTACTACCGGCATGGAGCGGTGCGCAGCCGCACGGATGCCGCAGGTCTGCATGTCTTTGACCAGTTGGACGGGTTGGGTTCACCAAGTTTTGAGACGGTCAGTGATGCCCCCGCCGGACCTTCGCTGTTGTCGGGTTTGAGATTCCACACCCTCAAGGATGAAGCAGGCCGGGTGGCCGGTCATCAAGGGATCCTGACCCCGCCGGGTGTCAGCAGTCCACCCCTGGTGTTACCAGGAGTCCAGTATCAATATGACAGCAAGGGGGAGCTGGGCCAGGTCAAGAGCGGCTCCCGGCAGGTGGACTACCAGCGTGCCTTGGTTGGTGGGAAGAAAGTGCTGACAATGAAGAGGCCCCCCCACGAGGGGCACGCGACGGGCTTTTCCACCCAGAGGGTGAGCGATCCCGTGGTGGGAATCGTAAGCATGGTGCACAACAATCTTCAGCAGAGCAGCACCTCGCTGGCCTCCGGCACCGCCAGTTCCACCTTCCAATCGCGGGTGAGAGCCGGCCTCAAGATCAACCATAGGGATGTAGCTCCTACAGTGGTCAGCACCAATTGGAACTATGAGGTTGACAGTCGTGGCCAGGTGATCAGCGGGCAAAAGCGGGTGGGCACATCAAGCGCGGGTACGATCTTCAAGGGGTGGGATGCCGCCTATGCCTATGACGACATCGGTAATCGTACAGAATCACGATTTGGAGGTCTGGGAGGTAGTAGTGATCCTGTCGGGTCAGAGACCATCACCTACACAGCCAATGCGCTCAACCAGTACGAGGAGATTGCCAATCCGCGTGCCGCCTATGTCATGGGCACGGCGGCCTATTCGGCAACCGATCCGTCATTGCACACGGAGGTGGTGATCAACGGCCAGACCGCAGATCGTATCGGCGTTAACTTTGTGGAGAAGCTGAGTCCATCAGGCACAGGACCGAAGTGGGAGCCGTTGAATTTTGAGCTCGTGCGCAATTCTGTGACGCAGAGCTTCCAGCAGCATCTGTACGTGTCCCCTGTCCAGGAAACCCTGACGTATGACCTCGACGGCAACCTGACGGGGGACGGGCGCTGGACTTACGCTTGGGACGGGGAGAACCGTCTGGCGGGCATGACCACGCAGGCCGTTGCCGAGTCGGCAGGCGTGCCAGGGCTGAAGCTGACCTTTGCCTACGATGGCCTGAGCCGCCGGGTGCAGAAGAAAGTGGAGGGGCGCACGACATCGAGCGACCCTTGGGTCTTGCGTTCGGACACCCGGTTTGTGTATGATGGCTGGAATATGGTGGGCGAAGCGGAATACCTGACCACGGCAGAGGACGCGCCGCCGACGTTTGGCGGCGGCACGGTCGGACCGTATTGGCGTCGCACCTATGTTTGGGGTGAAGACCTCAGCGGCAGCCTGCAAAGAGCCGGAGGTGTGGGCGGGTTGCTGCTTATCAACCGCCACGAACGCGGCAGCAAGCCGTTGCGGACGAACTGGGCGACCACTGACCTGAACGGCAATGTCATTGGCCTGGTGGAGAACAACCTCAAGGCAGTGTACGAATACGACCCATTCGGCAAGCCGCTGCGTGTAAGTGAGCCTGAGGAGGATCTCAATCCGTTTCGGTTCAGCACGAAGTACACGGATGCGGAGACAGGGTTGTGCTACTACGGGTATCGGTATTATGACGCGGTGCGAGGAAGGTGGTTGAACCGTGATCCGATTGAGGAGCGGGGTGGATTGAATTTGTATGGGATGGTGGGGAATGATGGAGTGAATCGTTGGGACTATCTTGGGAAATGGGATTCAATTTCTGCCAGCGCCGT contains these protein-coding regions:
- a CDS encoding RHS repeat-associated core domain-containing protein; protein product: MFTVHWTKGAGTLVVGDQTVTVIEGQPLQTPYYIWAEDNGSNKIPFQLTYNGDMGNNAALMGGVSLLEVQCTQGCDKGFGETITGVGSMVCALVENPAIPCASPNPWCEGECTFVSFMEIAEPTKTGVYKTIPDESPQNDPGEIQPPSPQPPAPPPTPEPNEPNQRPDVPSSVSQKMSLGRHSSGRPLGRLKWKFGVNDSSVDASQILLQLGDDGGATVEKSFSGGHRQVLSEAILADITPVDSMDLAKGFVVTAYRAAGLAFPPGDVSIPTPAASAKISRVTVQKTSLTRDAVTVPGIKVETQNEGSGTQDFALYAETNLTGDAGEWIEARGATARRTVRAPLVGGIRTELIEELRRDPDTGNYFVTASRTLEYEQFAWGEEMVSTTEGSGVNTRTSTTSYYTTPAVLAGKVHVQINADGTWSRSVYNETTGDLVATYRPWLDAGGAGALTPAAVAAIPASECEVTEYSESPGFPFTRTTTVKIKGQLMSRLVTTEKTLIDSVTGTPVIEVRTEQFRADGQRVSDDRAGYAQVAGPTGMERGSMVYQLAGTGARTTYQETLVEGVTPTRTSTVTRGTQAHPWGEPFKGTREITVSGADGVISQETLVATGGGQFSSVSLRTYATALVSGELVTTETWDGVVSQSTAVAEDGTTTTADEAGQVTISAEDPLTGVQTTTRVGLAVVDSSVTLHDGADLQTIVRYSPRTTGVGYLQQMERKSGATTLLESEQVYDEFGDLVASKDQMERITTFTYGVRSQGGRLVTETLPGGGTRISAYHRDGRLDSVTGTGVVPEYHSYEITNGCVAETVRLGSANSPRWQRTLVDGTGRTVRSEKPAAGGTGELEWSSQIYNDLGQLVQVLRSGGLAPQLTEHDSAGRPWRQGVDLDLDGALLPGSEDPLVEAEELYEQVSGQWWQVQRRTTYLAAGGDAGSRRTGVSRQRLGVGPNSISESIEGGRRTVSTVAVNRSLKKREVTTTVPGATVTGVQTYLNGLLFFSRQPADLAQTVISYKEFDRLAGSKGPEGTVVYDYYDEGNLHTETRTGSTADVGVTTYEYIASNLPGAGHVKKVTAPVSPMKVGTLASTWYSYDSLGRRVGQWGTGNYPIQYGYNTYGEMTSMTTYRTSFGDDTEPWDAPSTTPAQTSVTTWIYDDASGHLLGKKDAANQTVAYTYNAAGLQSTLTWARGAVTTYTYDGAGRLVLQDYSDATPDVAYTYYRHGAVRSRTDAAGLHVFDQLDGLGSPSFETVSDAPAGPSLLSGLRFHTLKDEAGRVAGHQGILTPPGVSSPPLVLPGVQYQYDSKGELGQVKSGSRQVDYQRALVGGKKVLTMKRPPHEGHATGFSTQRVSDPVVGIVSMVHNNLQQSSTSLASGTASSTFQSRVRAGLKINHRDVAPTVVSTNWNYEVDSRGQVISGQKRVGTSSAGTIFKGWDAAYAYDDIGNRTESRFGGLGGSSDPVGSETITYTANALNQYEEIANPRAAYVMGTAAYSATDPSLHTEVVINGQTADRIGVNFVEKLSPSGTGPKWEPLNFELVRNSVTQSFQQHLYVSPVQETLTYDLDGNLTGDGRWTYAWDGENRLAGMTTQAVAESAGVPGLKLTFAYDGLSRRVQKKVEGRTTSSDPWVLRSDTRFVYDGWNMVGEAEYLTTAEDAPPTFGGGTVGPYWRRTYVWGEDLSGSLQRAGGVGGLLLINRHERGSKPLRTNWATTDLNGNVIGLVENNLKAVYEYDPFGKPLRVSEPEEDLNPFRFSTKYTDAETGLCYYGYRYYDAVRGRWLNRDPIEERGGLNLYGMVGNDGVNRWDYLGKWDSISASAVSVDTILARQALEVLAEVAVQQSIQRLTMAGVTATALATIAYAGNQKMAKEAIEALQSKPGAECPCFNGNWTHASGGKPRYSLASYAAPGLGLPRKSLSHISPAGWSAAQTAHRGLMERSHLVPHQFNGSDTFENLITAFADDNDPKMRNVERRIEALAKSHKAVCILVTPIYRKYNESGEAFVPKYIMYNVVTSDDNGGKEWINTAVKLRDVFRLDNDWWSSAGPTLTPIN